A section of the Elizabethkingia anophelis R26 genome encodes:
- the hflX gene encoding GTPase HflX codes for MLEKKEHQYEKAVLVGLITKDQDEEKLKEYMDELEFLAYTAGATVEKRFTQKMSQPDSKTFVGKGKAEEIRDYVKENEIGTVIFDDELSPSQLKNLERDIEVKILDRTNLILDIFAQRAQTSYARTQVELAQYEYLLPRLTRMWTHLERQRGGIGMRGPGETEIETDRRIIRDRISLLKDKLKTIDRQMATQRNNRGKMVRVALVGYTNVGKSTLMNSLSKSEVFAENKLFATLDTTVRKVVIGNLPFLLTDTVGFIRKLPTQLVESFKSTLDEVREADLLIHVVDISHESFEDHVNSVNEILQEIDAHKKPVLMVFNKIDDFSYEKKAEDDLTPATRKNISLEEWKNTWMAKSKHPTVFISALTKENFPEMKKMIYDEVLKIHISRFPYNDFLFEYYDDEEVVE; via the coding sequence ATGCTAGAAAAAAAAGAACATCAGTATGAAAAGGCGGTCTTGGTAGGTCTTATTACCAAAGATCAGGATGAGGAGAAACTAAAAGAATATATGGACGAACTGGAGTTTCTTGCTTATACAGCAGGAGCTACAGTTGAGAAAAGATTTACCCAGAAAATGTCCCAGCCGGACTCTAAAACATTTGTAGGTAAAGGTAAAGCAGAAGAAATACGAGACTATGTAAAAGAAAATGAAATAGGAACTGTTATTTTTGATGATGAGCTTTCTCCTTCTCAGTTAAAGAATCTGGAAAGAGACATTGAAGTAAAAATTCTGGACAGAACCAATCTTATTCTGGATATTTTCGCTCAGCGTGCTCAGACATCCTATGCAAGAACTCAGGTAGAGCTTGCCCAATATGAATATCTATTGCCACGTCTTACCAGAATGTGGACTCACTTGGAGCGTCAGCGTGGTGGGATTGGTATGAGGGGGCCTGGTGAAACTGAGATTGAAACTGACCGTCGTATTATCCGTGACAGAATATCTTTATTAAAAGATAAACTGAAAACTATAGACCGTCAGATGGCAACCCAGAGAAATAATCGAGGAAAGATGGTTCGTGTTGCTTTGGTAGGCTATACCAATGTGGGGAAATCTACTCTGATGAATTCCTTGTCTAAATCTGAAGTATTTGCTGAAAACAAACTTTTTGCAACACTGGATACCACAGTAAGAAAGGTGGTAATAGGTAATCTTCCTTTCCTGTTGACAGATACTGTAGGATTCATTCGTAAACTGCCAACACAGCTGGTAGAATCTTTTAAATCAACGCTGGATGAGGTGCGTGAGGCAGATTTATTGATTCATGTTGTAGATATTTCGCATGAAAGTTTTGAAGATCACGTTAATTCAGTAAACGAAATTTTACAGGAAATAGATGCGCACAAAAAACCTGTGCTTATGGTATTCAATAAAATTGATGATTTCAGCTATGAGAAAAAGGCTGAAGATGATCTGACACCGGCTACCCGCAAAAATATTTCTCTGGAAGAGTGGAAAAATACCTGGATGGCAAAATCTAAACATCCTACCGTTTTCATTTCTGCTCTCACAAAGGAAAACTTTCCGGAGATGAAAAAAATGATCTATGATGAGGTTCTTAAGATTCATATTTCAAGATTCCCATATAATGATTTCCTTTTCGAATATTACGACGATGAAGAAGTAGTAGAATAA
- a CDS encoding cation:proton antiporter, which produces MELYYSFSALIVLASIFAYINYRFLKLPSTIGIMVIAIVVSTFLVLFGESVLPKTFVRLNRLMDSIDFTEVLMGAMLNFLLFAGGIHININDLKEQFRPVFIFSTVGVVISTFVVGFGVYYIFPLVGVHIPFLYCLVFGALISPTDPVAVLSILKQAKVSKSLETKVAGESLFNDGMAVVVFTVVLQLAVGKEVDLGIENISLLLLHEAGGGLLLGVLLGWVTSRLMREVDDYIISVLVTLSVVMGGYLIARQLHISGPLTMVAAGLFMGNFNVNFKMKSVTQDYLIKFWELIDEILNAVLFLFIGFELLMIKDLQNFIIPGMIAIVVVLLARVISIWGPTQFMSFRSRFSPQTIKVLIWGGIRGGVSIALAMSIPKNEYSTAILSITYFVVVFSIIVQGLTIGKVANPKKIANEEKEQEQITE; this is translated from the coding sequence ATGGAGTTATATTATTCGTTTTCTGCACTCATAGTGCTGGCATCTATTTTTGCCTATATCAATTACCGGTTTCTGAAACTACCCAGTACAATAGGGATAATGGTTATTGCTATTGTTGTTTCAACATTTCTGGTACTATTCGGAGAAAGTGTGCTGCCTAAAACATTTGTGAGGCTAAACCGTCTGATGGACAGTATTGATTTTACTGAGGTATTGATGGGGGCAATGCTTAACTTTTTATTATTTGCAGGAGGAATCCATATTAATATCAATGACCTTAAAGAACAGTTTCGGCCTGTTTTTATATTTTCAACAGTGGGTGTGGTGATCTCCACCTTTGTAGTAGGTTTTGGAGTTTATTATATCTTTCCGCTTGTAGGAGTACATATTCCTTTTCTGTATTGTCTTGTATTTGGAGCTTTGATTTCACCAACTGATCCTGTAGCTGTGCTCAGTATTCTGAAGCAGGCAAAAGTATCTAAATCACTCGAAACAAAGGTTGCCGGAGAATCATTGTTCAACGATGGTATGGCTGTCGTTGTTTTTACAGTAGTATTGCAGCTGGCAGTGGGTAAAGAAGTTGACCTTGGAATAGAGAATATCTCTCTTTTATTACTCCATGAAGCCGGCGGCGGATTGTTACTCGGCGTTTTATTAGGTTGGGTTACTTCCCGATTGATGAGAGAGGTCGATGATTATATTATATCGGTACTGGTTACCCTTTCAGTAGTAATGGGAGGTTATCTTATTGCACGACAGCTGCATATTTCAGGGCCATTAACGATGGTTGCTGCAGGTTTGTTTATGGGGAATTTCAATGTTAATTTCAAAATGAAATCTGTTACGCAGGATTACCTTATTAAATTCTGGGAGTTGATAGATGAAATTCTGAATGCCGTTCTATTCCTATTTATAGGTTTTGAACTTTTAATGATAAAGGATCTTCAGAACTTTATCATCCCAGGAATGATAGCCATCGTTGTGGTGTTATTAGCCAGAGTTATTTCTATATGGGGGCCAACGCAGTTTATGTCTTTCAGAAGCCGTTTTAGTCCACAAACTATTAAGGTTTTGATATGGGGAGGAATTCGTGGGGGAGTTTCCATTGCTTTGGCAATGTCTATTCCGAAGAATGAATACAGTACAGCTATTCTTAGTATCACTTACTTTGTTGTGGTGTTTTCTATTATTGTGCAGGGACTTACTATTGGTAAGGTGGCCAACCCTAAAAAGATTGCAAACGAAGAGAAAGAACAGGAACAGATTACAGAGTAA
- a CDS encoding DNA alkylation repair protein, protein MKGKADHIGQQIEEALQMLSTPERAVQMPRYFKTGKGEYGEGDIFYGVSVPDQRSVAKEFYKEISLEELSDVLKSEVHEMRLTAILIVVAKYEKAKDITEKREVVDFYLNHLEYVNNWDIVDSSAHKILGDYAFRNDEEEILYRLSSDENMWKKRVAVVGSFWFIKHKHYELTQKLVLNNLKHSHDLMHKANGWMLREIGKKDESVLLSFLDKYYKEMPRTSLRYAIERLDEDLRQDYLKGNI, encoded by the coding sequence ATGAAAGGAAAAGCTGATCATATAGGACAACAGATTGAAGAGGCTCTTCAGATGCTATCTACACCAGAAAGAGCAGTTCAGATGCCACGATACTTCAAAACCGGAAAAGGAGAGTATGGAGAAGGAGATATCTTCTATGGTGTTTCTGTTCCGGATCAGCGAAGTGTGGCAAAAGAATTTTATAAAGAGATTTCACTGGAAGAGCTTTCGGATGTATTGAAGTCAGAAGTGCACGAAATGCGCTTAACGGCAATCCTTATTGTGGTTGCCAAATATGAAAAGGCAAAAGACATTACAGAAAAAAGAGAAGTGGTAGATTTTTATCTCAATCATCTTGAATATGTAAACAACTGGGATATTGTAGACTCTTCTGCGCACAAAATATTGGGAGATTATGCTTTCCGAAACGATGAGGAAGAAATATTATACAGACTCTCTTCGGATGAGAATATGTGGAAGAAGAGAGTAGCAGTTGTAGGTTCATTCTGGTTTATAAAGCATAAACATTACGAACTGACACAGAAGCTAGTGCTCAATAATCTTAAACATTCACATGATCTGATGCATAAAGCCAATGGCTGGATGCTTAGGGAAATAGGCAAGAAAGATGAAAGTGTGCTGTTAAGTTTCCTTGATAAATATTATAAAGAAATGCCACGAACAAGTTTGCGTTATGCTATTGAAAGGTTGGATGAAGACCTGAGGCAGGATTATCTTAAGGGGAATATTTAG
- a CDS encoding group III truncated hemoglobin translates to MNDLENRADIELLVNKFYHKVQSDSKIGLFFNDIAKVDWNKHLPKMYDFWESILFGQMTYKGNPMRMHFPINEIKAIEKEHFEHWIKLWTETVEENFSGKNADLAIYKANNIASLMTYKMEIARRL, encoded by the coding sequence ATGAATGACTTAGAAAACCGGGCAGATATAGAACTATTGGTAAACAAGTTCTACCATAAAGTTCAGTCCGACAGTAAAATAGGTTTATTCTTCAACGATATAGCCAAAGTTGACTGGAACAAACACCTACCTAAAATGTATGACTTCTGGGAATCTATTCTCTTTGGTCAAATGACCTATAAAGGGAATCCTATGCGTATGCATTTTCCGATTAATGAAATAAAGGCTATTGAGAAAGAACATTTTGAACACTGGATAAAATTATGGACTGAAACAGTAGAAGAGAATTTCTCCGGTAAAAACGCAGATTTAGCGATATACAAAGCCAACAATATTGCAAGCCTTATGACTTATAAAATGGAAATAGCCAGAAGGCTCTAA
- a CDS encoding YkgJ family cysteine cluster protein, producing MDLKYYSEQAKLKHKEHKKFLDSLKKKPPKNLDYVVQETHDEVFEEIDCLQCANCCKTTGPLFTEKDIERISKHLRMKPSDFEDKFLRVDEDQDKILQALPCFFLMDDNKCSIYEVRPKACREYPHTDRKKIYQINNLTLKNTVICPAAYTFVEKIKRNLEKK from the coding sequence ATGGATTTAAAATACTACTCAGAACAAGCTAAGCTTAAGCATAAAGAACATAAAAAGTTTCTGGATTCTCTGAAAAAGAAACCTCCTAAAAATCTGGATTATGTGGTGCAGGAAACTCATGATGAAGTTTTCGAAGAAATAGACTGTCTTCAGTGTGCAAATTGTTGTAAGACAACAGGTCCATTGTTTACTGAAAAAGATATAGAAAGGATTTCAAAGCATCTTCGTATGAAGCCTTCGGATTTTGAAGATAAATTCTTAAGAGTGGATGAAGATCAGGATAAGATTTTACAGGCATTGCCATGCTTTTTTCTGATGGATGATAATAAGTGCTCTATTTATGAAGTGAGACCCAAAGCCTGTCGTGAATACCCACATACTGACCGAAAAAAAATATACCAAATTAATAATCTTACGTTAAAGAACACGGTTATATGTCCTGCAGCTTATACTTTTGTGGAGAAAATTAAAAGAAATTTGGAAAAAAAATAA